One genomic segment of Amycolatopsis sp. WQ 127309 includes these proteins:
- a CDS encoding DegV family protein: protein MSVAVVTDSTAHLPEGFAERHEVRVVPLHVLVDGVVSLDGVETGPAAVAEAMSQRKIVTTSRPTPAEFAKEFRAALADGADAIVSIHLSRELSGTWEAAVLAAQEVGPDRVRVVDSRTTAMGLGFAALHAADAAAAGADPKAVEAAAMTAAKCSSTLFVVETLEYLRRGGRIGPAAALLGTALAVKPVLHMSDGRILPLEKVRTMNRAIARLVELAARAADDDDVELAVHHLASPDRAVELANRLEEAVPRSAGCVVSELGAVIGAHTGPGVLGVVVQRTVPARPDA from the coding sequence GTGTCGGTCGCCGTAGTCACGGATTCCACCGCCCACCTGCCGGAGGGGTTCGCCGAACGGCACGAGGTCCGGGTGGTGCCGCTGCACGTCCTGGTCGACGGCGTGGTGTCGCTCGACGGCGTGGAAACCGGCCCGGCGGCGGTCGCCGAGGCGATGAGCCAGCGCAAGATCGTCACGACGTCCCGGCCGACCCCGGCCGAGTTCGCGAAGGAATTCCGGGCGGCGCTCGCCGACGGCGCGGACGCGATCGTCTCCATCCACCTTTCCCGCGAGCTGTCGGGCACCTGGGAAGCGGCGGTGCTGGCGGCCCAGGAGGTCGGGCCGGACCGGGTGCGCGTGGTCGACTCGCGCACGACCGCGATGGGCCTCGGGTTCGCCGCGCTGCACGCCGCGGACGCCGCCGCGGCCGGCGCGGATCCGAAGGCGGTCGAGGCGGCGGCGATGACCGCGGCCAAGTGCTCCTCGACGTTGTTCGTCGTGGAAACCCTGGAGTACCTGCGCCGCGGCGGCCGGATCGGCCCGGCGGCGGCGCTGCTCGGGACGGCGCTGGCGGTGAAGCCGGTGCTGCACATGTCCGACGGCCGGATCCTGCCGCTGGAGAAGGTCCGGACCATGAACCGGGCGATCGCGCGGCTGGTCGAGCTGGCGGCTCGCGCGGCGGACGACGACGACGTCGAGCTCGCCGTCCACCACCTCGCGTCGCCGGACCGGGCGGTCGAGCTGGCGAACCGGCTGGAAGAAGCCGTGCCGCGGTCGGCGGGCTGCGTGGTCTCCGAGCTGGGCGCGGTGATCGGCGCGCACACCGGCCCCGGCGTGCTGGGCGTGGTCGTGCAGCGCACGGTGCCGGCCCGGCCGGACGCCTGA
- the octT gene encoding diglucosylglycerate octanoyltransferase, with the protein MGPHLVVFGDSLSFHGPEGPCAADEPRLWPNIAAAALGGTADLVAGIGWTARDVWWSLTGDPRVWADLHHVDAVVLAIGSMDTLPSPLPTYLRGGLKYLRPDPVRRVARKAYLAAQPRLSVAFRGRPRVLPVKLTVQYLDTAVEALRVLRPELPIFGMLPSVHRAAAYGGVHTARPGAEAAMRAWGERARVPLLDLKEVVGEHVLSGAGNPDGMHWGWAGHAAVGEAMSVLLAPIAAPGHVG; encoded by the coding sequence ATGGGGCCACACCTGGTGGTGTTCGGCGACTCGCTGAGCTTTCACGGCCCCGAGGGGCCCTGCGCCGCGGACGAACCGCGGCTGTGGCCGAACATCGCGGCGGCGGCCCTCGGCGGCACCGCCGACCTGGTCGCCGGGATCGGCTGGACCGCCCGCGACGTCTGGTGGTCGCTCACCGGCGACCCGCGCGTCTGGGCCGACCTGCACCACGTCGACGCCGTCGTGCTGGCGATCGGGAGCATGGACACGCTGCCCTCGCCGTTGCCGACCTACCTGCGCGGCGGGCTGAAGTACCTGCGGCCCGATCCGGTGCGACGGGTGGCGCGCAAGGCTTATCTCGCCGCGCAGCCCCGGCTTTCGGTCGCGTTCCGCGGCCGTCCGCGGGTGCTGCCGGTGAAGCTGACCGTGCAGTACCTCGACACCGCCGTGGAAGCGTTGCGTGTCCTGCGTCCCGAGCTGCCGATCTTCGGGATGCTGCCGTCGGTGCACCGGGCCGCGGCCTACGGCGGGGTGCACACCGCGCGGCCGGGCGCCGAAGCCGCGATGAGGGCCTGGGGCGAGCGCGCCCGCGTACCGTTGCTGGACCTGAAAGAGGTCGTCGGCGAGCACGTCCTGAGCGGCGCGGGCAACCCGGACGGCATGCACTGGGGCTGGGCCGGGCACGCCGCCGTGGGCGAGGCGATGTCCGTGTTGCTGGCCCCGATAGCGGCCCCCGGCCACGTAGGCTGA
- a CDS encoding histidine phosphatase family protein — translation MSPRRLVLWRHGETDYNAAGRMQGHLDSALTPVGWNQARFAVPALARFSPDLVIASDLRRATDTATVLTDAIGVPLRIDKRLRETHLGEWQGKTGAEVDAEYPGERARWRTDATWAPPGGENRLDVAERAGEVVSDLQQANSDVGDTVLLAAHGGLIIALTAGLLKLPVEIWPSLGGIANCHWVELGLRDGKWRLHAYNAGMTG, via the coding sequence GTGAGCCCGCGGCGGCTGGTGCTCTGGCGCCACGGCGAGACGGACTACAACGCCGCCGGGCGGATGCAAGGTCACCTGGACTCGGCGCTGACCCCGGTCGGCTGGAACCAGGCTCGCTTCGCCGTCCCCGCGCTGGCCCGGTTCTCGCCGGACCTCGTGATCGCCTCCGACCTGCGTCGCGCGACCGACACGGCGACCGTGCTCACCGACGCCATCGGCGTCCCGCTGCGCATCGACAAGCGGCTGCGCGAGACGCACCTGGGCGAGTGGCAGGGGAAGACCGGCGCCGAGGTCGACGCCGAGTACCCCGGTGAACGCGCCCGCTGGCGCACCGACGCCACCTGGGCCCCGCCGGGCGGCGAGAACCGGCTCGACGTCGCCGAGCGCGCCGGCGAGGTCGTGTCCGACCTGCAGCAGGCCAACTCCGACGTCGGCGACACCGTGCTGCTGGCCGCCCACGGCGGGTTGATCATCGCCCTCACCGCTGGCCTGCTGAAGCTGCCGGTCGAGATCTGGCCGTCCCTCGGCGGGATCGCCAACTGCCACTGGGTCGAGCTCGGCCTGCGTGACGGCAAGTGGCGGCTGCACGCCTACAACGCGGGGATGACCGGCTAG
- the rsfS gene encoding ribosome silencing factor — MTATSEARELAVAAAHAAADKKASDVVVLDVSEQLVITDAFVIASAPNERLVGAIVDNVEEQLRVAGHKPVRREGAREGRWVLLDYVDVVVHVQHVEERSFYGLERLWKDCPRIEVAGLEEPPADEDADAR; from the coding sequence GTGACAGCCACGTCCGAGGCACGAGAGCTGGCCGTAGCGGCCGCACACGCGGCGGCGGACAAGAAGGCCAGCGACGTCGTCGTGCTGGACGTGTCCGAGCAGCTCGTCATCACCGACGCCTTCGTCATCGCCTCCGCGCCCAACGAGCGCCTGGTCGGCGCGATCGTCGACAACGTCGAGGAGCAGCTGCGGGTGGCCGGGCACAAGCCGGTCCGCCGCGAAGGCGCCCGTGAGGGCCGCTGGGTCCTGCTCGACTACGTCGACGTCGTCGTGCACGTCCAGCACGTCGAGGAGCGCAGCTTCTACGGCCTCGAACGGCTGTGGAAGGACTGCCCGCGGATCGAGGTGGCCGGTCTCGAGGAGCCGCCCGCCGATGAGGACGCGGACGCCCGGTGA
- the nadD gene encoding nicotinate-nucleotide adenylyltransferase — MGGTFDPVHHGHLVAASEVQSRFGLDEVIFVPTGQPWQKTDRKVTKAEDRYLMTVIATASNPVFSVSRVDIDRAGQTYTVDTLRDLHAEYPGDQLYFITGADALEQILTWHKADELFDFAHFIGVTRPGYRLNSHHLPSGKVSLVEVTAMAISSTGCRDRVERGEPVWYLVPDGVVRYITKKDLYRKSD, encoded by the coding sequence ATGGGCGGCACTTTCGACCCCGTGCACCACGGCCACCTCGTTGCGGCGAGCGAGGTCCAGTCCCGGTTCGGGCTCGACGAAGTGATCTTCGTGCCCACCGGGCAGCCCTGGCAGAAGACCGATCGCAAGGTCACCAAGGCCGAGGACCGCTACCTGATGACGGTCATCGCGACCGCGTCCAACCCGGTCTTCTCGGTCAGCCGCGTGGACATCGACCGCGCCGGCCAGACCTACACCGTCGACACCCTGCGCGACCTCCACGCCGAGTACCCCGGCGACCAGCTCTACTTCATCACCGGCGCCGACGCGCTCGAGCAGATCCTCACCTGGCACAAGGCCGACGAGCTGTTCGACTTCGCGCACTTCATCGGCGTCACGCGGCCCGGCTACCGGCTCAACTCGCACCACCTGCCCAGCGGGAAGGTGAGTCTCGTCGAGGTCACCGCGATGGCGATTTCGTCGACCGGCTGCCGCGACCGCGTCGAGCGCGGGGAGCCGGTCTGGTACCTCGTTCCCGACGGCGTCGTCCGCTACATCACCAAGAAGGATCTCTACCGGAAGAGCGACTGA